Proteins encoded together in one bacterium window:
- a CDS encoding prenyltransferase → MAGRATPAQRGPRLWLRTFVGFYPPHAEARAALDPVAGFLFSARSVILVISAQAAVIAGLLAAADGRFDPLAFVLVLVGFVTAHAISNLSNDYFGYRRGHDTPDSPRLRYTIHPIASGVLDARSLLAGLAILAAVGTAIAAYFVAARGPIALGFFAAGLLLLYLYDAAPTPLKAIGMGEVAAFLVWGPLMVGGGYFVIAGRLSGAAFFASIPYGLGVMSILIGKHIDQANFDRAHGQRTLPVVLGDRRARVLNRAVIAGMYAVVAALIVARAITPFVVLVAVALPRAARALSVMAKPKPPAPPAGYVGWPLWYHRVSLMHNRLFGWVYIAGLALGAIARAFRF, encoded by the coding sequence ATGGCCGGACGGGCCACCCCGGCGCAGCGCGGTCCCCGACTCTGGCTCAGGACGTTTGTGGGCTTCTATCCGCCGCACGCCGAGGCGCGCGCGGCGCTCGATCCGGTCGCGGGGTTTCTCTTCTCGGCCCGCAGCGTGATCCTGGTCATCTCGGCGCAGGCCGCGGTGATCGCGGGGCTGCTCGCGGCGGCGGACGGCCGCTTCGACCCGCTCGCGTTTGTGCTTGTGCTCGTCGGTTTCGTCACGGCGCACGCGATCAGCAACCTCAGCAATGACTACTTCGGCTACCGGCGCGGCCACGACACGCCGGATTCGCCGCGGCTCCGGTACACGATACACCCGATCGCGAGCGGCGTGCTCGACGCCCGCAGCCTCCTCGCCGGACTCGCCATCCTGGCGGCGGTCGGCACGGCGATTGCCGCGTATTTCGTCGCGGCGCGCGGGCCGATCGCCCTCGGGTTTTTTGCCGCGGGCCTGCTGCTGCTGTACCTCTACGACGCCGCGCCCACCCCGCTCAAGGCGATCGGCATGGGGGAGGTCGCGGCGTTTCTCGTCTGGGGCCCGCTCATGGTGGGCGGCGGTTACTTCGTGATCGCCGGCCGGCTGTCGGGGGCGGCGTTCTTCGCGTCGATTCCGTACGGTCTCGGCGTGATGTCGATTCTCATCGGTAAGCACATCGACCAGGCGAACTTCGACCGCGCCCACGGGCAGCGGACGCTGCCCGTCGTCCTCGGGGACCGGCGGGCGCGGGTGCTCAACCGCGCGGTGATCGCCGGGATGTACGCCGTGGTCGCGGCGCTGATCGTCGCGCGCGCGATCACGCCGTTTGTTGTGCTCGTCGCCGTGGCGCTGCCCCGGGCCGCCCGTGCGCTGTCGGTGATGGCGAAGCCGAAGCCCCCGGCGCCGCCGGCGGGGTACGTCGGCTGGCCGCTGTGGTACCATCGCGTCTCGCTGATGCACAACCGGCTGTTCGGCTGGGTCTATATCGCCGGGCTCGCGCTCGGCGCGATCGCGCGCGCGTTTCGATTCTAA
- a CDS encoding MarR family winged helix-turn-helix transcriptional regulator, giving the protein MDLSATRNCRCLAARRRARILTRIYERRLRLHGLRATQFSVMAALALTGPSRISKLAALLDLERTTLTRVAAVLERNGWVGFGRGPDARTHQLRLTTAGRRKAETAFPAWKEAQDYVERSVR; this is encoded by the coding sequence GTGGATCTCTCGGCGACAAGAAACTGCCGCTGCCTCGCGGCACGGCGCCGCGCCCGCATCCTGACGCGGATCTACGAGCGCCGGCTGCGTTTGCACGGGCTGCGCGCGACCCAGTTCTCCGTAATGGCCGCCCTCGCGCTCACGGGGCCAAGCCGGATCTCCAAGCTCGCCGCGCTGCTGGATTTGGAGCGGACCACGCTCACACGCGTCGCCGCGGTGCTCGAGCGCAACGGTTGGGTGGGCTTCGGGCGCGGCCCGGATGCCCGAACGCATCAACTGCGGCTGACGACGGCCGGACGGCGCAAGGCAGAAACCGCCTTTCCCGCGTGGAAGGAAGCGCAGGACTACGTCGAGAGGAGCGTGCGATGA
- a CDS encoding sialidase family protein encodes MSQVRVLVGTRKGAFVLTSDGTRDRWNVAGPHFAGWEIYHVKGSPVNPNRLYASQSSGWFGQQLQRSDDGGKTWEPVGNQFAYAGPTGTHQWYDGTQHPWEFKRVWHLEPSLADPEAVYAGVEDAALFHSADGGKSWQELAGLRGHGTGPNWMPGAGGMCLHTILLDPRDAARMYIAISAAGVFRTDDGAKTWRPANGGLRSEILPNPTAEVGHCVHRIAMHPSKPRTLFMQKHWDVCRSDDGAESWHEVSGNLPTDFGFVIDVHAHEPQTIYVIPIKSDSEHFPLDGRLQVYRSRTGGNEWEALTNGLPQRDCYVNVLRDAMAVDSLDKCGLYFGTTGGQVYASADAGDTWKPIVRDLPAVLSVEVQTLA; translated from the coding sequence ATGAGTCAGGTGCGGGTGCTCGTGGGAACACGCAAGGGCGCGTTTGTCCTCACGTCCGACGGGACGCGGGACCGGTGGAACGTCGCGGGCCCGCATTTCGCCGGATGGGAGATCTACCACGTCAAGGGCTCGCCGGTAAATCCGAACCGGCTGTACGCCTCACAGTCGAGCGGCTGGTTCGGCCAGCAGCTTCAGCGGTCGGACGACGGCGGGAAGACCTGGGAGCCGGTGGGCAACCAGTTCGCCTATGCCGGTCCGACCGGAACTCATCAGTGGTACGACGGCACCCAGCATCCGTGGGAGTTCAAGCGCGTGTGGCATCTCGAGCCGTCCCTGGCCGACCCGGAGGCCGTCTACGCGGGCGTGGAGGACGCGGCGCTCTTCCATTCGGCGGACGGCGGAAAGAGCTGGCAGGAGCTCGCGGGGCTGCGGGGGCACGGCACCGGACCGAACTGGATGCCGGGCGCAGGCGGCATGTGCCTCCATACGATCCTGCTCGATCCGCGCGACGCCGCGCGCATGTACATCGCGATCTCCGCCGCCGGGGTCTTCCGCACGGACGACGGGGCGAAGACGTGGCGGCCGGCGAACGGCGGTCTGCGCTCGGAGATCCTGCCGAATCCTACGGCCGAGGTGGGGCACTGCGTGCACCGCATCGCGATGCACCCGTCGAAACCGCGCACGCTGTTCATGCAGAAGCACTGGGACGTCTGCCGCAGCGACGACGGCGCGGAATCCTGGCATGAAGTGAGCGGCAACCTGCCGACGGACTTCGGGTTCGTCATCGACGTCCACGCGCATGAGCCGCAGACGATCTACGTGATCCCAATCAAGAGCGACTCCGAACACTTCCCGCTCGACGGCAGGCTGCAGGTCTACCGCAGCCGGACGGGCGGGAACGAGTGGGAAGCGCTGACGAACGGCCTCCCGCAGCGGGACTGCTACGTCAACGTGCTGCGCGACGCGATGGCCGTCGACTCGCTCGACAAATGCGGCCTCTACTTCGGCACGACGGGCGGACAGGTGTACGCGTCGGCGGACGCCGGCGACACGTGGAAGCCCATCGTCCGGGACCTGCCGGCGGTGCTGTCCGTCGAGGTGCAGACGCTCGCGTGA
- a CDS encoding MoaD/ThiS family protein, producing MIKVVLPHHLRTLARTGREVALDVEGRVTQRSVLDALEERYPVLRGTIRDHTTQQRRPLVRFFACQQDLSHESPDTPLPEAVAAGDEPFMIVGAIAGGT from the coding sequence GTGATAAAGGTCGTCCTGCCGCATCATCTCCGCACGCTCGCGAGAACCGGGCGTGAGGTCGCGCTCGACGTCGAGGGCCGGGTGACGCAGCGCTCGGTCCTCGACGCGCTCGAGGAGCGCTATCCCGTGCTGCGGGGGACGATCCGCGACCACACGACGCAGCAGCGGCGCCCGCTCGTGCGGTTCTTTGCCTGCCAGCAGGATCTGTCGCACGAGTCGCCCGACACCCCGCTCCCCGAGGCCGTCGCCGCGGGGGACGAGCCGTTCATGATCGTCGGCGCGATCGCCGGCGGAACGTAG
- a CDS encoding aldo/keto reductase yields MERRPLGKTGLRVSALGFGCGAVGGLMVRGDHSEQTAAVARALDAGVTYFDTAPSYGDGRSEENLGRVMRELGAWRDVVVGTKVRLRPPDLDDPAPAIARSLEASLGRLGRESVDLVQLHNPIAESGEAAPSVQGSGQAIGLDAVCGPIADGMRRLVSRGLARYIGITGLGQTKALHGAVASGKFATAQTYYNAVNPSGAHPGAAGGEQDFAGLIDAAASAGLGVIAIRVMAVGALSAQPGRHMNAGDPGSQLAAGAGYGRDLERAAAIRRLAAELGYDGPLELALRFALAAQGISTVLVGYSDRIQLEDALRWTGRGPAPADVIERVAGLAGAS; encoded by the coding sequence GTGGAGCGACGCCCGCTCGGCAAGACAGGACTCCGGGTCTCGGCGCTCGGCTTCGGCTGCGGGGCCGTGGGTGGCCTCATGGTCCGCGGCGATCACAGCGAGCAAACCGCCGCGGTCGCCCGAGCGCTCGACGCCGGCGTCACCTATTTCGATACCGCCCCAAGCTACGGCGACGGCCGGTCGGAGGAAAACCTCGGCCGGGTCATGCGGGAACTCGGCGCGTGGCGCGATGTCGTCGTCGGCACGAAGGTGCGCCTGCGACCGCCCGATCTCGACGATCCCGCGCCGGCGATCGCGCGATCCCTGGAAGCCAGCCTGGGCCGCCTCGGGCGCGAGTCCGTCGACCTCGTCCAGCTCCACAACCCGATCGCGGAGAGCGGCGAAGCCGCGCCGTCCGTGCAGGGGAGCGGCCAGGCGATCGGCCTCGACGCGGTTTGCGGGCCGATCGCGGACGGCATGCGCCGCCTCGTGTCGCGGGGGCTCGCGCGCTACATCGGCATCACGGGACTGGGACAGACCAAGGCGCTGCACGGCGCCGTGGCGTCCGGGAAGTTCGCCACGGCCCAGACCTATTACAACGCGGTGAACCCGAGCGGCGCGCACCCGGGCGCCGCGGGCGGCGAACAGGATTTTGCCGGCCTGATCGACGCGGCCGCGTCGGCCGGACTCGGCGTGATCGCGATCCGGGTCATGGCGGTGGGGGCGCTGTCGGCGCAGCCGGGCCGGCACATGAACGCGGGCGACCCGGGGTCGCAGCTCGCCGCGGGCGCCGGGTACGGACGAGATCTCGAACGCGCCGCGGCGATTCGCCGGCTCGCCGCGGAACTGGGCTACGACGGCCCGCTGGAACTCGCGCTTCGATTCGCACTGGCCGCACAGGGGATCTCGACGGTCCTCGTCGGCTACTCCGACCGGATACAGCTCGAGGACGCGCTGCGGTGGACCGGACGCGGCCCCGCCCCCGCGGACGTGATCGAGCGCGTGGCCGGCCTGGCGGGCGCGTCTTAG